The following are encoded together in the Macadamia integrifolia cultivar HAES 741 chromosome 10, SCU_Mint_v3, whole genome shotgun sequence genome:
- the LOC122092420 gene encoding protein STRUBBELIG-RECEPTOR FAMILY 5-like, protein MDTPPAEELLKKIQELEAGHAHLKQEMSKLLHTSGGTGSGTGSDGKSFHGHQRSHSVSPERSRMGVPRRKTGGGLEGAAASLKQSLPSSRQSSPLQRESSSRDAPSPRPAGPAAVNFTDKQYLNILQSMGQSVHILDLNGRIIYWNRTAEHVYGYPASEALGRDMIELLTDAHDFDVASNMINRITMGESWTGQFPVKNKLGERFLAIVTNTPFYDDDGTLVGIVCVSNDSRPFQEMQRPYSVTKPSEADSGFSRSRITTAMKPTLDSHQPLQVAIASKISNLASKVTNKVKSRMRTGENSMERESGSGDSQYSDNGFSDAVFSDHREDATSSGASTPREDIPPSPFGVFLQGAVDEKSPGKSSKDSGAEGVGKSGIQKIITAKAEAWINKKGISWPWKGNERDVPEARTTRFVWPWLNHDQENEFGHQKKTDSGMKPESRGGESNRPNNEASGSWSSSFNVNSTSSVSSSGSTSGSAVHKLDMDSDCLDYEILWEDLTIGEPIGQGSCGTVYHGLWYGSDVAVKVFSKQEYSEEVILSFRQEVSLMKRLRHPNVLLFMGAVTSPQRLCIVTEFLPRGSLFRLLQRNTTKLDWRRRVHMALDIARGMNYLHHCNPPIIHRDLKSSNLLVDRNWTAKVGDFGLSRLKHETYLTTKTGKGTPQWMAPEVLRNESTDEKSDVYSFGVILWELVTEKIPWENLNSMQVIGAVGFMNQRLEIPKGLDPQWTSIIESCWHSDPHCRPTFQELLETLKDLQRQYSIQSQLNRATPGDATPKAPPKD, encoded by the exons ATGGACACCCCTCCAGCTGAGGAGCTGCTGAAGAAGATCCAAGAGCTCGAAGCCGGCCACGCTCACCTCAAACAAGAGATGTCGAAGTTGTTGCATACCAGTGGCGGCACCGGTTCTGGCACTGGCAGCGATGGCAAATCGTTCCACGGGCATCAGCGTTCGCATTCGGTATCGCCAGAGAGATCGAGAATGGGCGTTCCGAGGAGGAAAACTGGTGGTGGGCTCGAGGGAGCTGCTGCCTCCTTGAAGCAAAGCTTACCGTCTTCAAGACAGTCGTCCCCGTTACAAAGGGAGAGCAGCAGCCGTGATGCTCCCAGTCCGAGACCAGCTGGCCCTGCAGCCGTTAATTTTACGGATAAacagtaccttaatattttgCAGTCTATGGGTCAGTCAGTTCATATACTTGACCTCAATGGCCGCATAATTTACTG GAATCGAACAGCTGAACACGTTTATGGTTATCCTGCTTCAGAAGCTCTTGGTCGGGATATGATTGAGCTCCTTACAGATGCCCATGACTTTGACGTAGCGAGTAATATGATAAACCGTATAACCATGGGAGAGAGCTGGACTGGCCAATTCCCTGTAAAGAATAAACTGGGGGAGCGTTTTCTAGCCATCGTTACCAACACTCCATTCTATGATGATGATGGTACTTTGGTAGGGATTGTTTGTGTTTCGAACGATTCACGGCCCTTTCAAGAAATGCAGCGCCCATACTCTGTTACAAAGCCTTCGGAAGCTGATTCCGGCTTTTCTCGGTCAAGGATTACCACAGCTATGAAACCAACTTTAGATTCTCACCAACCTCTGCAAGTTGCAATTGCCTCAAAAATATCAAATCTG GCTTCTAAAGTGACTAACAAAGTCAAGTCAAGAATGCGGACTGGCGAGAACAGTATGGAGCGTGAAAGTGGGAGCGGAGATAGTCAATATTCTGATAATGGTTTCTCAGATGCGGTTTTCTCTGACCATAGAGAGGATGCTACTTCCAGTGGAGCCAGCACACCTAGAGAAGACATACCGCCGTCTCCCTTTGGTGTGTTTTTGCAGGGTGCTGTGGATGAAAAATCCCCAGGAAAATCCTCAAAAGATTCTGGTGCCGAAGGTGTGGGAAAGTCTGGGATCCAGAAGATCATTACTGCAAAGGCAGAAGCATGGATCAATAAAAAGGGGATATCTTGGCCTTGGAAGGGGAATGAGCGGGATGTGCCGGAGGCAAGGACTACACGTTTTGTCTGGCCTTGGTTGAATCATGATCAAGAAAATGAATTTGGTCATCAGAAGAAAACTGATTCAGGCATGAAGCCTGAAAGCCGAGGTGGTGAAAGTAACCGGCCCAATAATGAGGCTTCTGGGTCCTGGTCCTCCTCATTTAATGTCAACAGCACAAGTAGTGTGAGTAGCAGTGGAAGTACCAGTGGTAGTGCTGTTCATAAATTGGATATGGATTCTGACTGCTTGGATTATGAAATCTTGTGGGAGGACTTAACAATTGGAGAACCGATTGGGCAAG gttcTTGTGGAACTGTATATCATGGCCTTTGGTATGGCTCG GATGTTGCAGTCAAAGTGTTCTCCAAGCAAGAGTATTCGGAAGAAGTAATACTTTCCTTCAGACAAGAG GTGTCACTTATGAAGAGGCTCCGACATCCAAATGTGCTACTCTTTATGGGTGCAGTTACTTCTCCTCAGCGTCTTTGCATTGTTACAGAGTTCCTCCCACg CGGAAGCTTGTTTCGGTTGCTACAGCGGAACACAACTAAACTGGACTGGAGACGGCGTGTTCACATGGCTTTGGATATT GCACGAGGCATGAATTATCTTCATCACTGCAACCCACCTATAATCCATCGAGATTTGAAGTCATCAAATCTTCTGGTTGATAGGAATTGGACAGCGAAG GTTGGTGACTTTGGTCTCTCACGTCTAAAACATGAAACTTACCTGACAACCAAGACTGGGAAAGGAACG CCACAATGGATGGCCCCTGAAGTTCTTCGAAATGAGTCTACAGATGAGAA GTCCGACGTGTACAGCTTTGGGGTGATACTCTGGGAGCTTGTCACTGAGAAGATCCCCTGGGAAAATCTTAACTCAATGCAG GTCATTGGTGCTGTTGGGTTCATGAATCAACGACTAGAGATCCCGAAAGGTTTGGATCCACAGTGGACATCTATAATTGAGAGCTGCTGGCATAG TGATCCACATTGTCGACCCACATTTCAAGAGCTGTTAGAAACGCTTAAAGATCTGCAGAGGCAATATTCCATTCAATCCCAGTTGAATCGTGCAACGCCTGGGGATGCCACACCAAAAGCGCCACCCAAAGATTGA